From a single Bacillus pumilus genomic region:
- the ypmT gene encoding protein YpmT — protein MKRVYQYFSLLSLLFAAYFGMTAATDLRAENIDQFYLNIAYCALFLGTMILAFDFQKQEKAEDVS, from the coding sequence ATGAAGCGAGTCTATCAATATTTTAGTTTACTGTCCCTTTTATTTGCTGCATACTTTGGCATGACAGCTGCCACTGATTTAAGAGCAGAAAATATCGATCAGTTTTACTTAAATATTGCCTACTGTGCATTATTTCTAGGCACTATGATTCTTGCTTTTGATTTTCAAAAGCAAGAAAAAGCTGAAGATGTCTCGTAA
- a CDS encoding YpmS family protein: MKKWKSLFFILLAINLLIVLACGILMLLPGGQSASSKDVKSEYAFNISSSKESLTSFVNDYLKNQGSSDMPDFHVAIDQDVKVTGAIKAFSSTIDANVSFTPTVEDNGDVLLKVDGFSIGQLSIPISFVLSYMGQFYELPEFVHVKPDQKTVEVRLSEMPLTNDMYVKANKIDLENDEIEFSYYHPKQ; encoded by the coding sequence ATGAAAAAGTGGAAAAGTTTATTTTTTATTTTACTTGCAATCAATCTATTGATTGTTCTTGCCTGCGGTATTTTAATGCTGCTGCCAGGCGGTCAATCCGCTTCAAGTAAAGATGTGAAAAGCGAGTATGCTTTTAATATATCTAGCTCAAAGGAATCGCTCACCAGCTTCGTCAATGATTACTTAAAAAATCAAGGATCAAGTGATATGCCAGATTTTCATGTGGCGATTGATCAAGATGTGAAAGTAACAGGTGCAATTAAAGCTTTCTCTTCGACGATTGATGCAAACGTCTCTTTTACGCCGACTGTCGAAGATAATGGTGATGTGCTTTTGAAAGTGGACGGCTTTTCAATTGGACAATTAAGCATTCCGATTAGTTTTGTTTTAAGCTACATGGGTCAGTTCTATGAACTGCCAGAATTTGTTCATGTAAAACCGGATCAAAAAACGGTTGAGGTGCGCCTATCAGAAATGCCACTCACAAATGATATGTATGTGAAAGCCAACAAAATTGATCTAGAGAACGATGAGATAGAGTTCTCATATTATCATCCAAAGCAATAA
- a CDS encoding SGNH/GDSL hydrolase family protein produces the protein MKARLIFIVMSLAFVLSACSTQEAGIKDKLEDTQNVKEHITIAAVGDSLTEGIGDQNKKGYAGMTRDKLEAVDGVQSVTLKNYAIKGSRTVDLLKRLKEKKVQDGLKDADYIFFTIGGNDLMHVVRQNVLNLTFAPFQKEQGPFEDRFKTILAQLRKQNDHAKIMYVSMYNPFKFSLSELRDIDEVVNDWNAAAKKELKKDGNADMINVADLFEEDSDEKLLADDDFHPNQKGYSLMANRLFSKVKKEGLPKE, from the coding sequence TTGAAGGCTCGTTTGATTTTCATTGTGATGTCTCTAGCTTTTGTTCTTTCTGCATGTTCCACGCAAGAGGCTGGCATAAAGGATAAACTAGAAGACACACAAAACGTAAAAGAACATATTACCATCGCAGCGGTTGGAGATTCCTTAACAGAAGGAATCGGAGATCAAAATAAAAAAGGATATGCAGGCATGACCCGTGACAAGTTAGAAGCGGTGGACGGCGTGCAATCTGTCACATTAAAAAACTATGCTATTAAAGGCAGTAGAACGGTAGATTTATTAAAAAGATTAAAAGAAAAAAAGGTGCAAGACGGACTGAAAGACGCTGACTATATTTTCTTTACAATCGGCGGCAATGACTTAATGCATGTTGTCCGTCAAAATGTGCTCAATTTGACGTTTGCTCCTTTTCAAAAAGAGCAGGGTCCTTTTGAGGATCGCTTTAAAACGATTCTTGCTCAATTGAGAAAGCAAAATGATCATGCGAAGATCATGTATGTCAGCATGTACAATCCCTTTAAGTTTAGTTTATCTGAGCTGCGGGATATTGATGAAGTCGTGAATGACTGGAATGCAGCCGCCAAAAAGGAACTAAAAAAGGACGGCAATGCTGATATGATCAATGTAGCAGATTTATTTGAGGAAGATTCTGATGAAAAATTACTGGCAGATGATGATTTCCACCCAAACCAAAAGGGGTACTCTCTTATGGCAAATCGTTTATTCTCCAAAGTGAAAAAAGAAGGACTGCCGAAGGAATAG
- a CDS encoding SCO family protein: MLSKRGASLGTLIFISVLLLVSCSNGQIKDALNYQIQPFEYENQDGQKVSLDDLKGKVWVADFIFTSCETICPPMTAHMTELQKRLKDEKLDAHIISFSVDPEVDSPKKLKEFAKAYPLSFKNWDFLTGYSQSAIEKFAMKSFKTIVKKPEDEDQVIHQSLFFLVDQEGKVMKNYDGVQNTPYDEIIKDIKTLNRG; this comes from the coding sequence ATGCTTAGTAAAAGGGGAGCCTCGCTTGGTACGCTTATTTTCATAAGCGTGCTTCTTTTAGTCTCATGTTCAAATGGACAAATCAAAGATGCGTTAAATTATCAAATTCAGCCGTTTGAGTATGAAAATCAGGATGGTCAAAAGGTGTCATTGGATGATTTGAAGGGAAAGGTATGGGTAGCAGATTTTATATTCACAAGCTGTGAAACGATTTGTCCGCCGATGACCGCTCATATGACAGAGCTGCAAAAACGGTTAAAAGATGAAAAGTTGGATGCGCATATCATTTCCTTTAGCGTGGACCCGGAGGTAGACTCACCGAAAAAGCTAAAAGAATTTGCAAAAGCATACCCATTGTCCTTTAAAAATTGGGATTTCCTCACGGGCTATTCACAGTCTGCGATTGAGAAATTCGCGATGAAAAGCTTTAAAACGATTGTGAAGAAACCTGAAGATGAAGATCAAGTGATTCATCAGTCACTGTTTTTCCTCGTCGATCAAGAAGGAAAAGTGATGAAAAATTATGATGGTGTACAAAACACACCATATGATGAAATCATTAAGGACATCAAAACGCTGAACAGAGGCTAG
- a CDS encoding DegV family protein, whose protein sequence is MKQIKIVTDSTVDLPQEKIKDLSIHVIPLNISISGVDYIDRVNIQPDEFIEKMEVAEELPKTSQPAIGQFVELYEKLTADGSEVMSIHLTGGMSGTVQTAESASKMVDGNITVIDSNFISYGLGFQVTRAAELAKKGASREDIIKEMDKIRLKTKLFVTIDTLENLVKGGRIGRGKALIGSLLHIKPIASLTDGVYTPEANVRSYSALVRYLTKQYVQAVKGKTVQAIGIAHADALELAEKLKSSLLDHTPEALVDIAYTTPIISCHTGKGAIGFTFYTD, encoded by the coding sequence GTGAAACAAATTAAAATTGTAACAGATTCAACTGTGGATCTTCCGCAAGAAAAAATCAAGGATCTTTCCATTCATGTAATCCCGCTCAATATCTCCATTTCTGGGGTTGATTATATTGACCGAGTGAATATACAGCCAGATGAATTTATTGAAAAAATGGAGGTCGCAGAGGAACTGCCAAAAACGTCTCAACCTGCGATCGGTCAATTCGTCGAATTATATGAAAAACTGACGGCAGATGGAAGCGAAGTGATGAGTATTCATTTAACTGGTGGGATGAGTGGTACGGTTCAAACTGCTGAAAGCGCTTCGAAAATGGTGGATGGAAACATCACGGTCATCGATTCGAATTTTATTTCCTATGGATTAGGGTTTCAAGTCACTAGAGCAGCAGAACTTGCAAAAAAGGGTGCAAGCCGTGAAGACATTATCAAAGAAATGGATAAAATCCGTCTTAAAACAAAGCTATTTGTGACAATCGATACATTAGAAAATCTCGTGAAAGGTGGCCGAATTGGAAGAGGAAAGGCGCTGATTGGCTCACTGCTTCACATCAAACCAATTGCCAGCTTAACAGACGGAGTATACACGCCGGAAGCGAATGTGAGAAGTTATTCTGCCCTTGTCCGCTATTTGACCAAACAGTATGTACAGGCGGTGAAAGGAAAAACAGTTCAAGCCATTGGGATAGCGCATGCAGATGCATTAGAACTCGCTGAAAAGCTCAAATCTTCGCTGCTTGATCACACACCTGAAGCGCTTGTGGACATCGCGTACACAACACCGATTATATCGTGTCACACTGGAAAAGGGGCAATAGGCTTTACTTTTTATACCGATTGA
- a CDS encoding YpmP family protein: MLLKTICFRRMDGAQIKVTEVPVLKGDEPYRFMLTFRLEAFMKKVYVSKGKRAVYSFREDVKRNVKWSTYEQIYKEPTLKHNA; this comes from the coding sequence GTGCTGCTCAAAACAATATGTTTTAGACGGATGGATGGAGCTCAGATCAAGGTCACAGAAGTCCCTGTTCTAAAGGGAGATGAGCCGTATCGTTTCATGCTCACCTTTAGACTTGAAGCTTTCATGAAAAAAGTCTATGTATCTAAAGGAAAGAGAGCTGTGTACTCTTTCAGAGAGGATGTGAAACGTAACGTCAAGTGGAGCACATATGAGCAGATCTATAAGGAGCCTACACTGAAACACAATGCGTAA
- the ilvA gene encoding threonine ammonia-lyase IlvA produces MKPLLKEHTLIQVKDILKAHQNLKDVVIHTPLQKNERLSERYECNVYLKREDLQVVRSFKLRGAFNKMSQLPKDKLENGIVCASAGNHAQGVAYSCKYLGIHGKIFMPATTPRQKVSQVELFGKEYVEIILTGDTFDDSYHEAVKCGDEEKREFIHPFDDLDVMAGQGTTAVEILNDIEVEPHFLFASVGGGGLLSGVGTYIKNIAPETEIIAVEPLGAASLHASHERGEVVTLDSIDKFVDGAAVQRIGEKTFTALQSVVDKISLVPEGKVCTTILELYNQCAIVAEPAGALPIAALEAHREEIKGKNVVCIVSGGNNDIGRMQEIKERSMIYEGLQHYFIVNFPQRAGALREFLDEVLGPNDDISRFEYTKKNNRSKGPALVGIELKERDDYAALIERMNKKGFHYVEVNKDQDLFHLFI; encoded by the coding sequence ATGAAACCGTTGCTCAAAGAACACACGCTAATTCAAGTGAAAGACATTTTAAAAGCCCATCAAAATTTGAAGGATGTTGTCATTCATACACCTCTTCAAAAAAATGAGCGACTTTCTGAACGATATGAATGTAATGTTTACTTAAAAAGAGAGGACCTACAAGTAGTTCGTTCTTTTAAATTAAGAGGCGCTTTTAATAAAATGAGCCAGCTTCCAAAAGATAAACTAGAAAACGGCATTGTCTGTGCAAGTGCAGGAAATCACGCACAGGGTGTTGCTTATTCTTGTAAATATTTAGGTATCCACGGAAAAATCTTTATGCCTGCCACGACACCAAGGCAAAAAGTATCTCAAGTGGAGCTTTTCGGAAAAGAATATGTTGAAATTATCTTAACCGGAGATACGTTTGATGATTCGTATCATGAAGCAGTAAAATGTGGAGATGAAGAAAAGCGAGAGTTTATCCATCCGTTTGATGATTTGGATGTGATGGCAGGACAAGGGACGACTGCTGTAGAAATATTAAATGATATCGAAGTGGAACCTCACTTTTTATTTGCAAGTGTTGGTGGTGGAGGTTTGTTATCTGGTGTTGGTACATATATCAAAAATATCGCACCAGAAACCGAAATCATTGCAGTCGAACCGCTTGGCGCAGCTTCACTCCATGCTTCCCATGAAAGGGGAGAGGTTGTGACACTTGATTCAATTGATAAATTTGTAGACGGGGCAGCGGTTCAGCGGATAGGCGAAAAAACGTTTACGGCGCTTCAGTCCGTTGTCGATAAAATCAGTCTTGTACCAGAAGGAAAAGTATGTACAACCATTTTAGAGCTGTATAATCAATGTGCGATTGTAGCAGAGCCGGCGGGGGCACTGCCGATTGCAGCGCTGGAAGCCCATCGCGAGGAAATTAAAGGGAAAAATGTTGTTTGTATTGTCAGTGGAGGAAATAATGACATTGGCAGAATGCAGGAAATAAAAGAACGGTCGATGATTTATGAAGGGCTTCAACATTATTTCATCGTCAATTTTCCGCAAAGAGCAGGAGCGCTACGGGAATTCTTAGATGAAGTGTTAGGGCCAAATGACGATATCTCACGCTTTGAATATACGAAAAAGAATAACCGAAGCAAAGGCCCAGCGCTTGTTGGCATCGAATTGAAAGAAAGAGACGACTATGCTGCGCTGATTGAACGGATGAATAAAAAAGGCTTCCACTATGTTGAAGTGAATAAAGATCAAGATTTATTCCACCTATTTATTTAG
- a CDS encoding sigma 54-interacting transcriptional regulator: MTTHSFTSIYGEHQDMKRAIHLAKQFTNNEQPVLITGEIGTGKTRFAQEMANAAAPHASLTHIYCPILDEEILQNAFTEKTSQTLYLDEIAALSIPLQHLVIRFLETSPATKVIASSSLSIEALRVSSTFLPELFYRLNVFHLPLPSLADRKTDIPILTTAFFQELNMSPDIDPSVWESLQQYPFEGNVQELKNIVHYASAILEGQTVFLHHLPPFVLTPLSPDIKGKKEEHQLTLMEKQEFVFLLEAIKSLNEKGEAASRRILSELSKQGDIPLTPQQVRSRLDDLEKKAYVTKGKGRAGTKITLEGLSFLKSLDGYIPVQ; this comes from the coding sequence ATGACCACACACTCGTTTACGTCTATATATGGAGAGCATCAAGATATGAAGCGTGCCATTCATCTGGCAAAACAATTCACAAATAATGAGCAGCCGGTCTTGATAACCGGAGAAATCGGCACCGGCAAAACACGATTCGCCCAAGAAATGGCAAATGCAGCTGCTCCGCACGCTTCACTAACACACATATATTGTCCCATCTTAGATGAAGAAATCTTACAGAATGCCTTCACAGAAAAAACAAGCCAAACCCTTTATTTAGACGAAATCGCCGCATTAAGTATACCCTTGCAGCATCTGGTTATTCGTTTTCTAGAAACTTCTCCTGCAACAAAAGTCATTGCCTCTTCGTCTTTATCAATAGAGGCATTAAGGGTGTCATCTACCTTTTTACCTGAGCTGTTTTATCGCTTAAATGTGTTTCATTTGCCTCTGCCGTCATTAGCAGACCGAAAAACAGACATTCCAATATTAACAACTGCTTTCTTTCAGGAGCTGAACATGTCGCCCGATATTGATCCAAGTGTCTGGGAATCCTTGCAGCAGTATCCCTTTGAAGGAAACGTGCAGGAACTCAAAAATATTGTTCATTATGCCTCAGCTATCCTTGAGGGACAAACGGTATTTTTACACCACTTACCGCCTTTTGTATTAACACCCCTTTCGCCGGACATAAAAGGAAAAAAAGAAGAACACCAGCTCACACTGATGGAAAAGCAAGAGTTTGTTTTCCTCTTGGAAGCCATTAAATCTCTCAATGAGAAAGGAGAAGCAGCCAGCAGACGCATCTTGTCTGAATTAAGCAAACAAGGTGACATTCCACTTACTCCTCAGCAGGTGAGGAGCCGACTAGATGATCTTGAGAAAAAAGCATACGTGACGAAAGGAAAAGGCAGGGCCGGAACGAAGATTACACTTGAAGGTCTCTCATTCCTAAAGTCACTTGATGGTTATATACCGGTTCAATAA
- the trhA gene encoding PAQR family membrane homeostasis protein TrhA has translation MFTVKEEIANAITHGIGVILSIPAIVFLVLFAVQYGTVTDIISFSIFGASMLLLYLSSTLLHSIRHKKTKDVFEILDHSAIYVLIAGTYTPFLLGPLKGALGYTLLAIVWALAAGGIVFKIFFVKRFIIVSTLVYLLMGWMIIIAIKPLYIGLTGAGFGLLLLGGLLYSVGTIFYIWRKIPYHHAIWHSFVLGGSASMFFCILFYCVNIPAA, from the coding sequence TTGTTTACTGTAAAAGAAGAAATTGCAAACGCCATTACACACGGCATTGGCGTTATATTATCCATACCAGCCATTGTTTTTCTTGTCTTATTCGCCGTTCAATACGGCACCGTCACAGACATTATCAGCTTTTCGATATTTGGTGCATCCATGCTACTGCTCTATTTAAGCTCAACCTTGCTCCATAGCATTCGGCACAAAAAAACAAAAGATGTATTTGAGATCCTCGATCATTCGGCTATTTATGTATTGATTGCTGGTACATATACACCCTTTTTACTTGGACCATTAAAAGGCGCACTAGGCTATACGCTTCTTGCCATTGTCTGGGCGCTTGCTGCTGGCGGGATTGTCTTTAAAATCTTTTTCGTCAAACGGTTTATCATTGTATCCACCCTCGTTTATTTATTAATGGGCTGGATGATCATCATTGCCATCAAGCCACTTTACATTGGATTAACTGGCGCAGGATTTGGTCTCTTACTGTTAGGTGGTCTATTGTATTCAGTCGGCACCATCTTTTATATTTGGCGGAAGATCCCTTATCATCATGCCATCTGGCATAGTTTTGTTCTCGGCGGAAGTGCGTCGATGTTCTTCTGCATCCTCTTCTACTGTGTGAACATTCCTGCTGCATGA
- a CDS encoding lysophospholipid acyltransferase family protein translates to MFRYWFLTIYVVVSFFKSMRHLYDHELNDPRISYTKRMHLIHEHAKRFARGCIDQSGSVMTIRQQKKLPDGPVIYITQELNPVTTTLLIGHLEKPFAFMAKRGLFRYPILKQWLKKMAVIHQNQSDDALLEEAKERISSGQSVLLSETYRQMAEAIAEDCDCPLVPIETSGTDRLLTGKIVKRLRPVDVDIHIKAPVMMSEFAQKRA, encoded by the coding sequence TTGTTTCGTTATTGGTTTTTAACGATTTATGTTGTTGTATCCTTTTTTAAAAGTATGAGGCATTTGTACGATCATGAATTAAATGATCCGCGCATTTCCTATACGAAACGAATGCATCTCATTCATGAGCATGCAAAACGGTTTGCCCGAGGGTGTATTGATCAATCAGGATCAGTCATGACCATTCGTCAGCAAAAGAAACTGCCAGATGGACCCGTTATTTATATCACACAAGAGCTGAATCCAGTCACGACAACATTGCTGATTGGTCATCTTGAGAAACCATTTGCTTTCATGGCAAAGCGGGGTCTCTTTCGATATCCTATTTTAAAACAGTGGCTGAAGAAGATGGCGGTTATTCATCAGAATCAATCTGATGATGCCTTATTAGAAGAAGCAAAGGAAAGAATCTCGTCTGGACAGAGTGTATTGCTTTCAGAAACGTATCGCCAAATGGCTGAGGCGATTGCTGAAGATTGTGATTGTCCGCTTGTACCGATTGAAACTAGTGGAACAGATCGTCTGTTAACTGGGAAAATTGTGAAAAGGCTGCGTCCTGTTGATGTTGATATTCATATTAAAGCACCTGTCATGATGAGTGAATTCGCCCAAAAGCGCGCATAG
- the folA gene encoding type 3 dihydrofolate reductase, giving the protein MISMIVATGKERVIGQDNQMPWHLPADLAYFKKVTGGHTIVMGRKTFESIGRALPNRRNIVLTTSSSFEAEGCEVVHSIADILAIGENETELFIIGGSKLYEEMMPYADRLYITHIHHTFEGDRYFPDYNEDDWTVVSREKGHRDEKNPYNYEFVVYDKKG; this is encoded by the coding sequence ATGATTTCAATGATTGTGGCGACAGGAAAAGAGAGAGTCATTGGTCAAGATAATCAAATGCCTTGGCATTTACCAGCTGATTTAGCGTATTTTAAAAAAGTCACAGGCGGCCATACGATTGTCATGGGCAGAAAAACATTTGAATCAATTGGACGAGCACTGCCTAATCGCCGGAATATCGTGCTCACAACAAGTTCTTCCTTTGAAGCAGAAGGGTGCGAGGTTGTTCATTCTATTGCTGATATTTTGGCGATCGGGGAGAACGAGACAGAGTTATTTATCATCGGCGGGTCTAAGCTGTATGAAGAAATGATGCCATATGCAGATCGTCTATATATCACGCATATTCACCACACATTTGAAGGAGACCGCTACTTTCCTGATTACAATGAAGACGACTGGACGGTTGTATCACGCGAAAAAGGCCATCGTGATGAAAAGAACCCCTACAATTATGAATTTGTCGTATATGACAAAAAAGGATAA
- a CDS encoding thymidylate synthase — protein sequence MKQYKELCRHVLQNGDEKGDRTGTGTISTFGYQMRFDLQEGFPLLTTKKLHLKSIIHELLWFLKGDTNVKYLQENGVRIWNEWADENGELGRVYGAQWRSWASGDGETVDQITKLIHDIEHNPNSRRLIVSAWNPAEIDQMALPPCHCLFQFYVSNGKLSCQLYQRSADIFLGVPFNIASYALLTMMIAKVTNLEPGEFIHTLGDAHIYQNHLPQVKMQLEREERTLPKLRITRDVKSIFDFTFDDFVLENYDPHPHIKGEVSV from the coding sequence ATGAAACAATACAAAGAGTTATGCCGTCATGTATTACAGAACGGGGATGAAAAAGGTGACAGAACGGGAACAGGTACAATTAGTACGTTCGGTTACCAGATGAGATTTGATTTACAGGAAGGATTTCCTCTTTTAACAACAAAGAAATTACACCTGAAATCAATCATTCATGAGTTACTGTGGTTTTTAAAAGGTGATACAAATGTCAAATATCTTCAAGAAAACGGTGTCCGGATTTGGAATGAATGGGCAGATGAAAATGGCGAACTGGGCCGTGTGTACGGGGCGCAGTGGAGATCATGGGCTAGTGGAGACGGAGAGACTGTGGATCAGATCACAAAGCTGATTCATGATATTGAGCACAATCCGAATTCAAGAAGGCTGATCGTCAGCGCTTGGAACCCGGCTGAAATTGATCAAATGGCACTGCCTCCATGTCATTGTCTGTTTCAATTCTACGTATCAAATGGGAAGCTCTCCTGTCAGCTTTATCAAAGATCGGCAGATATCTTTTTAGGCGTGCCATTTAATATTGCTTCATATGCTCTTCTCACGATGATGATTGCCAAAGTCACAAATCTTGAGCCAGGTGAGTTTATTCATACGCTTGGAGATGCTCATATTTATCAGAATCATCTTCCGCAGGTGAAAATGCAGCTTGAGCGTGAGGAACGCACGCTTCCTAAGCTTCGTATCACAAGAGATGTGAAGAGCATTTTTGATTTTACGTTTGATGATTTTGTGCTTGAGAACTATGATCCGCATCCACATATTAAAGGAGAAGTCAGTGTATGA
- a CDS encoding phosphatidylglycerophosphatase A family protein: protein MKKYTMNEMVQITKQMLNERGVKIEDIAHIVLKLQEKYHPNLPLSVCIENVEKVLNKREIVHAVLTGLALDQLAEQKLLPEPLQHLVETDEPLYGIDEIIPLSIVNVYGSIGLTNFGYLDKEKFGIIRELDEGRPGEVHTFLDDLVAALAAAAASRIAHSHQDIKDEEQDRVNQV from the coding sequence TTGAAAAAGTACACAATGAACGAAATGGTGCAGATTACAAAACAAATGTTAAACGAACGCGGAGTGAAAATTGAGGATATTGCACACATTGTGCTAAAGCTCCAAGAAAAATATCATCCAAACCTTCCACTTAGTGTCTGTATTGAAAATGTTGAAAAAGTGTTGAATAAAAGGGAAATTGTCCATGCGGTTTTAACTGGACTTGCTCTGGATCAGCTGGCTGAACAAAAGCTATTGCCAGAACCATTGCAGCACTTAGTTGAAACAGATGAGCCGCTATATGGTATTGATGAAATTATTCCGCTTTCCATTGTCAATGTATATGGATCAATCGGTTTGACGAACTTCGGTTATTTAGATAAAGAGAAATTCGGTATTATCAGGGAATTAGATGAAGGTCGTCCAGGTGAAGTGCATACTTTCCTTGATGATCTTGTCGCCGCGCTTGCAGCAGCAGCAGCAAGCCGTATTGCTCACTCACACCAAGATATTAAGGACGAAGAGCAGGATCGAGTGAATCAAGTATAA
- a CDS encoding YpjP family protein has translation MKMWMRKTLVALFTIATFGLVSPPAALMTDKPSELSSPDKTPYTAVYDTSDELRSWELSQEDTKESVDPFEQYKQEVLSSAEDQSFLKFGRKITPVIEDEYREEIQPKIEQVLTDVLTSFKDDEKFQDVVLTDQPSSGNGEKIFHIYNRKTGEDLLRFHVRRDQPPHSGYWFNFHYHTAEDGFQMHHELGNIYWDKNTPPSWMSH, from the coding sequence ATGAAGATGTGGATGAGAAAAACGCTTGTTGCGCTCTTTACTATTGCAACTTTTGGTTTGGTCTCTCCTCCGGCGGCTTTGATGACAGACAAGCCATCTGAACTTTCTTCACCTGATAAAACGCCTTATACAGCTGTTTATGATACATCAGATGAATTGCGCAGCTGGGAACTATCACAAGAGGACACCAAAGAGTCGGTAGATCCCTTTGAGCAATATAAGCAAGAGGTACTATCAAGTGCTGAAGATCAATCCTTTCTCAAATTTGGCCGTAAAATCACACCTGTCATTGAAGACGAGTACAGAGAAGAGATTCAACCGAAAATTGAACAAGTGTTAACTGATGTTTTAACAAGTTTCAAAGATGACGAAAAATTTCAAGATGTTGTGTTAACTGATCAGCCTTCAAGCGGAAATGGCGAAAAAATCTTCCACATCTACAACCGGAAGACTGGAGAAGATTTGCTCCGATTCCATGTGAGAAGAGATCAGCCGCCACACAGCGGGTATTGGTTTAACTTTCACTACCATACAGCAGAAGATGGATTCCAGATGCATCATGAACTCGGCAATATTTACTGGGACAAAAACACCCCGCCGAGCTGGATGAGCCACTAG
- a CDS encoding class I SAM-dependent methyltransferase: protein MLITTSFRANEQTIETAKALAKDLHGDYVERRKQSVKQLAMKRGDVLVVGKERFEWYQPNGEKFFFHPSSAMFRVKRLLRGEKDPLIEAAQLKPGDSFLDCTLGLGADAMTASCATGRNGRVVGIEKNPITALLVREGLNTWETGIEEADEAMKRISVISGDSIEQLKKYPDCSFDIVYFDPMFEETIQESTSIAPLRHAAEHDFDHEAAVQEALRVARKRVVLKDHWKSTRFIADSYQFHVIKRKTAQFHYGYIEKEKSPL, encoded by the coding sequence ATGCTCATTACAACAAGCTTTAGAGCAAATGAACAAACGATTGAAACAGCAAAGGCACTTGCAAAGGATTTGCATGGTGATTATGTAGAAAGACGCAAACAATCCGTCAAGCAGCTTGCGATGAAAAGAGGAGACGTCCTCGTTGTCGGGAAAGAAAGATTCGAATGGTATCAGCCAAATGGAGAGAAGTTCTTCTTCCATCCAAGCTCAGCGATGTTCAGGGTGAAGCGGCTCCTGCGCGGAGAAAAAGATCCTTTAATCGAAGCCGCACAGCTGAAGCCGGGCGATTCCTTTTTAGATTGCACACTTGGCTTAGGGGCAGATGCAATGACTGCAAGCTGTGCGACAGGCAGGAATGGAAGGGTCGTTGGGATCGAAAAGAATCCTATTACGGCATTACTGGTGCGAGAAGGACTGAACACATGGGAGACAGGGATAGAAGAAGCAGATGAAGCGATGAAACGGATCTCTGTCATCAGTGGAGACAGTATCGAGCAGCTAAAGAAGTATCCTGACTGTTCATTTGATATTGTCTATTTTGACCCGATGTTTGAGGAAACAATTCAAGAATCGACAAGTATAGCGCCGCTGCGTCATGCGGCAGAGCACGACTTTGATCACGAAGCAGCCGTGCAAGAAGCATTAAGGGTGGCGAGAAAAAGAGTGGTGTTAAAAGATCATTGGAAAAGCACACGATTTATAGCAGACTCTTACCAATTTCATGTCATCAAACGAAAAACAGCCCAATTTCATTATGGGTATATCGAGAAAGAGAAAAGCCCTCTCTAA
- a CDS encoding BrxA/BrxB family bacilliredoxin — translation MSMAYEEYMRQLVVPMRQELTSAGFQELTTEEEVEQTMQEAEGTTFVVVNSVCGCAAGLARPAATQAVMKAEKAPDKIVTVFAGQDREATAKMREYFTGEEPSSPSMALLKGNELVHFIPRDEIEGHDMEEIMKNVLTAFEKHC, via the coding sequence ATGTCAATGGCATATGAAGAATATATGCGCCAGCTCGTGGTACCTATGCGTCAAGAGCTGACAAGTGCAGGATTCCAAGAACTAACAACGGAAGAAGAAGTAGAACAAACGATGCAAGAAGCTGAAGGAACAACATTTGTTGTCGTTAATTCTGTATGCGGATGTGCTGCCGGCTTAGCACGCCCAGCAGCGACTCAAGCTGTGATGAAGGCAGAAAAAGCACCAGACAAAATCGTCACAGTATTTGCTGGGCAGGACCGTGAAGCTACCGCAAAAATGAGAGAATATTTCACAGGTGAAGAGCCATCATCGCCTTCTATGGCACTCTTAAAAGGAAATGAACTCGTTCATTTTATCCCGCGCGACGAAATTGAAGGTCATGACATGGAAGAGATCATGAAAAATGTCTTAACTGCATTTGAAAAACATTGCTAA